The Phoenix dactylifera cultivar Barhee BC4 chromosome 15, palm_55x_up_171113_PBpolish2nd_filt_p, whole genome shotgun sequence genome contains a region encoding:
- the LOC103705865 gene encoding zinc-finger homeodomain protein 11-like — protein MEPERLSEVYRECMRNHAALLGAYDSDGCCEYTSDALHPNVMFCAACGCHRNFHRKGPMNNSATTGGINIRVGTAGEIHRARRRRRRTKFTAEQKARMAAFAAQIGWKVRKQDRCGGQDEVSRFCEDIGITRQVFKIWIHNHKGGAAAATTSAGNTSTAAGADWGREGDGGSKGGGGEVEEEIEGSASMEEEK, from the coding sequence ATGGAACCAGAAAGGCTGAGCGAGGTCTATAGAGAGTGTATGAGGAACCATGCCGCCCTGCTGGGGGCCTACGACTCCGACGGGTGCTGCGAGTACACCTCAGACGCTCTTCACCCCAACGTGATGTTCTGCGCTGCATGCGGCTGCCACCGGAACTTTCACCGGAAGGGCCCGATGAACAACTCTGCCACCACCGGCGGCATCAACATCCGAGTGGGGACGGCCGGGGAGATCCACCGGGCAAGGAGACGACGTCGGAGGACCAAATTTACGGCGGAGCAGAAGGCTCGCATGGCGGCCTTTGCTGCCCAGATAGGCTGGAAAGTCCGGAAGCAAGATCGGTGCGGCGGCCAAGATGAGGTGTCGAGGTTCTGCGAGGACATTGGGATCACACGCCAGGTCTTCAAGATCTGGATCCACAATCACAAGGGTGGTGCTGCTGCGGCGACGACGTCGGCTGGGAACACCAGTACTGCTGCAGGGGCCGATTGGGGGAGAGAAGGAGATGGAGGGAGCAAAGGGGGTGGTGGGGAAGTGGAGGAGGAGATCGAGGGGAGTGCATCCATGGAGGAGGAAAAATAG
- the LOC103705866 gene encoding E3 ubiquitin-protein ligase ATL23-like, with protein MFPTWLLPLAVCVFAALIVLYCLFLCTQLSALLREAAAAAEAEGERGGERGLTAEEVQRLEEGTMAVGGGGVCVVCRDEMEGAQAVRVLPGCRHAFHRSCADAWLQRQSSCPLCRARLLPPPLPLSTATPAPTPTPVSPSSRV; from the coding sequence ATGTTCCCGACATGGCTTCTGCCATTGGCTGTGTGTGTGTTCGCGGCGCTTATCGTGTTGTATTGCTTGTTCCTGTGCACGCAGTTGTCCGCCTTGCTCCGCgaggcggcagcggcggcggaggcTGAAGGGGAGCGGGGTGGAGAAAGAGGCTTGACGGCGGAGGAGGTGCAGAGGCTGGAGGAGGGAACGATGGCGGTGGGCGGCGGGGGAGTGTGCGTGGTGTGCCGGGACGAGATGGAGGGAGCCCAGGCGGTGCGGGTGCTGCCGGGCTGCCGCCACGCGTTCCACCGATCCTGTGCCGACGCCTGGCTCCAGCGCCAATCCTCCTGCCCCCTCTGTAGGGcccgcctcctccctcctcctctccctctctcaacCGCAACCCCAGCCCCAACACCAACCCCGGTCTCTCCTTCTTCACGAGTCTGA